A DNA window from Hoplias malabaricus isolate fHopMal1 chromosome 5, fHopMal1.hap1, whole genome shotgun sequence contains the following coding sequences:
- the acvr1ba gene encoding activin A receptor type 1Ba, protein MRSDGKFAVMSSPRSVSALLLLLLPGLISLSEALKCNCTNCEKSGYECETDGACMASTSYINGEEQHVRICITRENLIPPGQPIYCLSAQGVLNTHCCYTDYCNSINLQVPNGVPEANTWPESGSSWGPVELVAVIAGPVFLVCLLLIVGVFLFQHHQRAYNHRQRLDVEDPSCDHLYLAKDKTLQDLIFDLSTSGSGSGLPLFVQRTVARTIVLQEIIGKGRFGEVWRGKWRGGDVAVKIFSSREERSWFREAEIYQTIMLRHENILGFIAADNKDNGTWTQLWLVSDYHEHGSLFDYLNHYSVTIEGMIKLSLSAASGLAHLHMEILGTQGKPGIAHRDLKSKNILVKKNGTCAIADLGLAVRHESVTDTIDIAPNQRVGTKRYMAPEVLDETINMKHFDSFKCADIYALGLVYWEIARRCNAGGIHEEYQLPYYDLVPSDPSIEEMRKVVCDQRLRPNVPNWWQSYEALRVMGKIMRECWYANGAARLTALRIKKTLSQLSVEEDVKM, encoded by the exons CTCTGAAGTGTAACTGCACAAACTGTGAAAAGAGTGGCTATGAGTGTGAGACAGACGGGGCCTGTATGGCCTCCACCTCCTACATTAACGGCGAGGAGCAGCATGTTCGTATCTGCATCACCCGCGAGAATCTAATCCCTCCTGGACAGCCTATATATTGCTTGAGTGCACAGGGGGTGCTCAATACACACTGCTGCTACACAGACTACTGCAACAGCATCAATCTGCAGGTTCCTAATG GAGTTCCTGAGGCTAATACCTGGCCAGAATCAGGCAGTAGCTGGGGTCCAGTGGAGCTGGTGGCAGTGATCGCAGGTCCAGTGTTCCTTGTGTGTCTGCTGCTGATTGTGGGCGTGTTCCTGTTCCAGCATCATCAGCGCGCTTACAACCACCGACAGCGACTGGACGTGGAGGATCCCTCCTGTGACCACCTGTACCTGGCCAAGGACAAAACCCTGCAGGACCTCATCTTTGACCTGTCCACTTCCGGCTCCGGCTCTG GTTTGCCACTGTTCGTACAGAGGACAGTAGCTAGGACCATCGTGCTGCAGGAGATTATCGGAAAAGGCCGATTCGGAGAGGTGTGGAGGGGGAAGTGGAGAGGAGGCGATGTGGCTGTGAAAATTTTCTCGTCCAGAGAAGAGCGCTCCTGGTTCCGCGAGGCAGAGATCTATCAGACAATTATGCTCCGGCACGAGAACATCCTGGGCTTCATAGCCGCAGACAACAAAG ACAATGGCACATGGACTCAGCTGTGGCTGGTGTCGGACTATCATGAGCACGGCTCTTTGTTCGACTATCTGAACCACTACTCTGTGACCATCGAAGGCATGATCAAATTATCTCTGTCAGCCGCCAGTGGACTGGCACACCTGCACATGGAGATTCTCGGCACACAGG GGAAGCCAGGCATTGCACATCGTGATCTCAAGTCTAAAAACATCCTGGTGAAGAAGAACGGCACGTGTGCCATTGCTGACCTGGGCCTCGCCGTGAGACACGAGTCCGTCACAGACACCATTGACATTGCTCCCAATCAGAGAGTGGGCACTAAAAG ATACATGGCTCCAGAGGTGCTGGACGAAACCATCAACATGAAGCATTTTGATTCTTTTAAGTGTGCTGATATCTACGCTTTGGGGCTGGTTTACTGGGAGATAGCGAGACGATGTAATGCAGGAG GCATCCATGAGGAGTACCAGCTGCCATACTATGACCTGGTGCCCTCTGACCCCTCCATAGAGGAGATGAGGAAGGTGGTGTGTGACCAGAGGCTGCGGCCAAACGTCCCTAACTGGTGGCAGAGCTATGAG gcACTGCGTGTGATGGGGAAGATCATGCGCGAGTGTTGGTACGCTAATGGAGCAGCCAGGCTCACAGCGCTGCGCATCAAGAAGACACTTTCCCAGCTGAGCGTGGAGGAGGACGTGAAGATGTGA